Proteins encoded together in one Juglans regia cultivar Chandler chromosome 9, Walnut 2.0, whole genome shotgun sequence window:
- the LOC109005969 gene encoding probable leucine-rich repeat receptor-like serine/threonine-protein kinase At3g14840 translates to MFLVRLLLPASIVMTVCFATFASGAPDQLPPDEVQALRDIFNTLGKNDDWDFSNPCNSTGLTTDDIKENTVAINCSNCPFVNGNESYQVVGIFLKGQSLSGRLPPNLEKLPCLQVLDLSRNYLNGSIPPTWGSAKQLTDISLLGNRLTGRIPGDLAKITTLKSLTVEFNQLFGNLPPELGNMSFLEEFKLSSNNFTGELPLSFANLISLQDFDNQFSGQIPSYIQKWKKLTKLFIQASGLRGPIPSLDLLENSGIELRISDLNGSDQAPFPLKNINVTKWKILILRNCNLTGRLPNATLISSVAKKSLSTLDLSFNSLSGDIPESFGSSLQRVERIYLTGNLFTGPIPTWILDGNKKIDLSYNKFTNIPEGSELSSKCQHGDGINLFASSSMDNETNIVSCLRSSSRCPKNGRYKLHINCGGEEVTVNNNIKFDADTNPGGASDFVRLKEDYYWSFSSTGQFIDDNRPIKAFILSNSTELISTDTTDLRLYMKARFSPLSLTYYAFCLVRGNYSVRLHFAEIVFTDDETFSSLGRRVFDVYIQGERVLKDFDIVKAAGGVRKPNIQPFNAVVTNSGTLEIRFYWAGKGTTDIPSKGDYGPLISAISAESHEIPPSTPTDEITSTIPKGAVVGIIVAGAFLIILFIVAILWWKGCLGQRSTATEHDLRGLDMKTGTFTLRQIKTATNNFDAANKIGEGGFGSVYKGVLSDGTMMAVKQLSSKSKQGNREFLNEIGMISALQHPHLVKLYGCCVEGNQLLLVYEYMENNSLARALFGPEEYQLQLDWPTRHRICVGIARGLAYLHEESRLKIVHRDIKATNVLLDKNLNPKISDFGLAKLDEEDNTHISTRVAGTYGYMAPEYAMRGYLTDKADVYSFGIVALEIVSGKSNTSHRPKGESLQLLDWALVLKEKGNLLDLVDPRLGSNYMKEEVMRLINVALLCTNVSAAVRPTMSSVVSMLEGSAVIPELGPNLSIIDDEMKVKALWEHFQDKKESSRSENSQTQSLLMDDPFTGSSTSAVDLYPINVEYSSYWEKRV, encoded by the exons atgtttcttGTTCGGCTTCTTCTTCCAGCTTCAATCGTCATGACCGTTTGCTTTGCAACTTTTGCTTCCGGAGCCCCTGATCAACTGCCCCCTGATGAAg TGCAAGCTTTACGTGACATATTCAATACGTTGGGGAAGAATGACGACTGGGACTTCTCTAACCCATGTAATAGTACTGGACTAACAACGGACGACATAAAAGAGAACACTGTTGCTATTAACTGCAGCAACTGCCCCTTCGTCAATGGCAACGAGTCGTACCAAGTTGTGGGCAT atttctcaAGGGACAGAGTCTATCAGGCAGGCTTCCTCCAAATTTGGAGAAGTTACCTTGCTTGCAAGTACT TGACCTCTCTCGCAACTATCTTAACGGTTCAATCCCTCCGACATGGGGCTCCGCGAAGCAACTGACAGATAT TTCCCTTTTAGGAAACCGGTTAACGGGTCGTATCCCCGGAGATCTTGCAAAAATCACAACTTTGAAAAGCTT GACGGTCGAGTTCAATCAACTTTTTGGAAATCTTCCTCCAGAGCTTGGGAATATGTCCTTCTTAGAAGAATT TAAACTCAGCTCGAATAATTTTACTGGGGAGCTACCTCTTTCATTTGCAAACTTGATCTCATTGCAAGATTT CGACAATCAATTTTCTGGACAGATTCCCAGTTATATTCAAAAGTGGAAAAAACTCACTAAACT ATTTATTCAGGCAAGTGGTTTGAGGGGACCAATTCCTAGCCTTGATCTCTTGGAAAACTCAGGAATTGAATT GAGAATCAGTGACTTGAATGGATCTGATCAAGCACCTTTTCCACTGAAAAACATTAACGTAACGAAATGGAAAATACT gaTATTGAGGAATTGCAATCTTACCGGACGGCTACCCAATGCAACATTAATATCTTCCGTGGCTAAGAAATCATTGTCAACCTT AGATCTCAGCTTCAACAGTCTAAGTGGAGATATTCCAGAGAGCTTTGGAAGCTCACTACAAAGAGTAGAACGCAT ATACTTAACCGGCAACTTGTTTACTGGACCAATACCTACTTGGATACTGgatggaaataaaaaaat CGATCTTTCATATAACAAGTTTACAAATATTCCTGAAGGATCGGAATTATCATCAAAGTGTCAACATGGGGATGG GATTAACTTGTTCGCAAGCTCTTCGATGGACAATGAAAC CAATATTGTTTCGTGTTTGAGGAGTAGCTCGCGCTGTCCCAAAA ATGGCCGGTACAAGCTTCATATAAACTGCGGCGGAGAAGAAGTAACtgttaataacaatattaaatttgatgCTGATACAAATCCAGGGGGAGCTTCAGATTTCGTCCGTTTAAAAGAGGACTACTACTGGTCATTTAGCAGCACTGGTCAATTCATAGATGATAACCGCCCTATAAAAGCTTTCATTTTGTCAAATTCGACCGAACTGATCTCTACGGACACGACCGATCTAAGACTGTACATGAAAGCGcgcttttctcctctctctcttactTACTATGCCTTTTGTTTGGTAAGAGGGAATTACAGTGTAAGGCTCCATTTTGCAGAAATAGTGTTCACTGATGATGAAACGTTTAGCAGCTTGGGAAGACGTGTATTTGATGTTTACATTCAG ggAGAGCGAGTGCTGAAGGATTTCGATATTGTAAAAGCGGCAGGTGGGGTTCGTAAGCCAAATATACAACCTTTTAATGCTGTCGTGACTAATAGTGGTACCCTGGAGATCCGTTTCTACTGGGCTGGGAAGGGGACAACTGATATCCCATCCAAAGGAGACTACGGTCCTCTTATTTCAGCCATTTCTGCGGAATCTC aTGAAATCCCTCCAAGTACACCTACAGATGAAATCACTTCAACTATACCTAAAGGGGCAGTGGTTGGAATTATCGTTGCCGGAGcttttcttataatattatttattgtggcTATACTCTGGTGGAAAGGTTGTCTAGGACAAAGATCAACTGCTACTGAACATG ATTTAAGAGGCCTAGACATGAAAACTGGAACATTCACCTTAAGGCAAATCAAAACAGCCACAAACAACTTTGATGCGGCGAATAAAATTGGGGAAGGTGGTTTTGGTTCTGTTTATAAG GGCGTTTTGTCTGATGGCACCATGATGGCAGTCAAACAGCTTTCTTCCAAATCAAAGCAAGGAAATCGTGAGTTTTTGAATGAGATCGGCATGATTTCTGCTTTGCAACACCCTCATCTTGTAAAGCTCTATGGATGCTGTGTTGAAGGAAATCAATTGTTGCTGGTATACGAGTACATGGAAAATAATAGTCTCGCTCGTGCTTTGTTTG GGCCAGAAGAATATCAATTACAATTGGATTGGCCAACAAGACATAGGATTTGTGTTGGTATAGCAAGAGGTTTGGCCTATCTCCATGAAGAATCAAGATTGAAGATTGTCCATAGGGACATCAAGGCCACGAATGTCTTGCTTGATAAAAATCTCAACCCTAAGATATCCGACTTTGGTTTGGCCAAGCTTGATGAAGAGGATAATACCCACATCAGCACCCGAGTTGCTGGAACTTA TGGTTATATGGCACCTGAGTATGCGATGCGAGGCTATTTAACTGACAAAGCAgatgtttatagttttggaATAGTCGCCTTGGAAATTGTCAGTGGGAAGAGCAACACGAGTCATCGGCCTAAGGGGGAATCTCTACAGCTTCTTGATTGG GCACttgttttaaaagagaaaggaaatctATTGGATTTGGTTGATCCAAGATTAGGCTCAAACTACATGAAGGAAGAGGTAATGCGTTTGATTAATGTGGCTCTCCTATGCACTAATGTTTCTGCAGCAGTTAGGCCTACCATGTCCTCAGTGGTGAGCATGCTTGAGGGCAGCGCTGTTATTCCTGAGTTGGGTCCAAATTTAAGTATCAtagatgatgaaatgaaagtgaAGGCACTGTGGGAGCATTTTCAAGATAAGAAAGAATCGAGTAGGTCGGAAAATAGCCAGACCCAAAGTTTATTAATGGATGATCCATTCACGGGTTCTTCTACATCCGCTGTTGATCTATATCCAATCAACGTGGAATATTCTAGTTATTGGGAGAAAAGAGTTTAG
- the LOC109005972 gene encoding protein trichome birefringence-like 41 isoform X1 produces the protein MKHWIKSFCSFAFVVLLVSCHSKTEQLSMLIGHEDHYLQTGSCDFFRGRWVQDDSYPSYNSTSCPFIMKEFDCQKNGRPDTDYLKYRWKPRRCKLPRFNGLDFLRRFKGKRILFVGDSLSLNQWKSLTCMLHVSVPQTNYTLERKGALSTFTLQEYRISVALSRNGFLVDLVKEKMGAVLKLDSINNGNAWRGYDMLIFNTWHWWLHTERKQPCSWDYIQQGDRIHKDMDRLVAFKEGLTTWSKWVDSNVDPKITKVFFQGISPTHFNGKDWNSSKSTTCHEETKPLRSSTYPKGSPPAVAVVKSVLKKISTHVTLLDMTTLSQLRKDGHPSIYGFGGKRGNDCSHWCLPGVPDTWNQLLYATLITPRNSKNN, from the exons ATGAAACATTGGATTAAAAGCTTTTGTTCTTTTGCTTTTGTCGTGTTACTCGTTTCATGCCATTCCAAAACGGAGCAATTGAGTATGTTAATAGGTCATGAAGATCATTATTTACAAACGGGCAGCTGTGATTTCTTCCGAGGAAGATGGGTTCAAGATGATTCCTATCCTTCGTACAACTCAACATCCTGCCCCTTCATTATGAAAGAATTTGACTGCCAGAAAAATGGGCGACCTGATACTGATTATCTCAAATACAGATGGAAGCCTCGCCGTTGTAAATTGCCAAG ATTCAACGGTCTGGATTTCTTGAGAAGGTTTAAGGGGAAGAGAATATTGTTCGTAGGGGACTCTCTAAGCCTCAATCAATGGAAATCTCTCACATGCATGTTGCATGTTTCAGTGCCCCAAACAAACTACACTCTCGAGAGAAAAGGTGCTCTCTCCACGTTTACTTTGCAG GAATATCGCATTTCTGTGGCGCTATCTCGCAATGGGTTTCTAGTTGATCTGGTAAAAGAAAAGATGGGCGCAGTCCTGAAGCTGGACTCCATTAACAATGGTAATGCATGGAGAGGATATGACATGCTTATCTTCAACACCTGGCACTGGTGGCTCCATACAGAAAGAAAACAACC ttgCAGTTGGGATTACATTCAACAAGGAGATAGAATACACAAAGATATGGATCGTTTGGTTGCTTTCAAGGAGGGGCTCACTACTTGGTCAAAGTGGGTGGACTCTAACGTTGATCCTAAAATAACCAAAGTATTCTTCCAAGGAATTTCTCCAACCCATTTCAA TGGCAAAGACTGGAATTCGTCGAAGTCCACAACGTGCCATGAAGAAACCAAACCCTTGAGGAGTTCGACATATCCAAAGGGTTCTCCACCAGCAGTAGCTGTTGTAAAGAGTGTGTTGAAGAAAATCTCAACTCATGTCACATTGCTCGACATGACTACATTATCTCAATTGAGAAAAGATGGACACCCATCCATTTATGGCTTTGGAGGGAAAAGGGGGAACGATTGTAGTCATTGGTGTCTTCCTGGTGTCCCTGATACATGGAATCAACTCTTATACGCAACTCTTATTACTCcaagaaattctaaaaataattag
- the LOC109005972 gene encoding protein trichome birefringence-like 41 isoform X3 produces MKHWIKSFCSFAFVVLLVSCHSKTEQLSMLIGHEDHYLQTGSCDFFRGRWVQDDSYPSYNSTSCPFIMKEFDCQKNGRPDTDYLKYRWKPRRCKLPRFNGLDFLRRFKGKRILFVGDSLSLNQWKSLTCMLHVSVPQTNYTLERKGALSTFTLQEYRISVALSRNGFLVDLVKEKMGAVLKLDSINNGNAWRGYDMLIFNTWHWWLHTERKQPCSWDYIQQGDRIHKDMDRLVAFKEGLTTWSNGKDWNSSKSTTCHEETKPLRSSTYPKGSPPAVAVVKSVLKKISTHVTLLDMTTLSQLRKDGHPSIYGFGGKRGNDCSHWCLPGVPDTWNQLLYATLITPRNSKNN; encoded by the exons ATGAAACATTGGATTAAAAGCTTTTGTTCTTTTGCTTTTGTCGTGTTACTCGTTTCATGCCATTCCAAAACGGAGCAATTGAGTATGTTAATAGGTCATGAAGATCATTATTTACAAACGGGCAGCTGTGATTTCTTCCGAGGAAGATGGGTTCAAGATGATTCCTATCCTTCGTACAACTCAACATCCTGCCCCTTCATTATGAAAGAATTTGACTGCCAGAAAAATGGGCGACCTGATACTGATTATCTCAAATACAGATGGAAGCCTCGCCGTTGTAAATTGCCAAG ATTCAACGGTCTGGATTTCTTGAGAAGGTTTAAGGGGAAGAGAATATTGTTCGTAGGGGACTCTCTAAGCCTCAATCAATGGAAATCTCTCACATGCATGTTGCATGTTTCAGTGCCCCAAACAAACTACACTCTCGAGAGAAAAGGTGCTCTCTCCACGTTTACTTTGCAG GAATATCGCATTTCTGTGGCGCTATCTCGCAATGGGTTTCTAGTTGATCTGGTAAAAGAAAAGATGGGCGCAGTCCTGAAGCTGGACTCCATTAACAATGGTAATGCATGGAGAGGATATGACATGCTTATCTTCAACACCTGGCACTGGTGGCTCCATACAGAAAGAAAACAACC ttgCAGTTGGGATTACATTCAACAAGGAGATAGAATACACAAAGATATGGATCGTTTGGTTGCTTTCAAGGAGGGGCTCACTACTTGGTCAAA TGGCAAAGACTGGAATTCGTCGAAGTCCACAACGTGCCATGAAGAAACCAAACCCTTGAGGAGTTCGACATATCCAAAGGGTTCTCCACCAGCAGTAGCTGTTGTAAAGAGTGTGTTGAAGAAAATCTCAACTCATGTCACATTGCTCGACATGACTACATTATCTCAATTGAGAAAAGATGGACACCCATCCATTTATGGCTTTGGAGGGAAAAGGGGGAACGATTGTAGTCATTGGTGTCTTCCTGGTGTCCCTGATACATGGAATCAACTCTTATACGCAACTCTTATTACTCcaagaaattctaaaaataattag
- the LOC109005972 gene encoding protein trichome birefringence-like 41 isoform X4 has product MKHWIKSFCSFAFVVLLVSCHSKTEQLSMLIGHEDHYLQTGSCDFFRGRWVQDDSYPSYNSTSCPFIMKEFDCQKNGRPDTDYLKYRWKPRRCKLPRFNGLDFLRRFKGKRILFVGDSLSLNQWKSLTCMLHVSVPQTNYTLERKGALSTFTLQEYRISVALSRNGFLVDLVKEKMGAVLKLDSINNGNAWRGYDMLIFNTWHWWLHTERKQPWDYIQQGDRIHKDMDRLVAFKEGLTTWSNGKDWNSSKSTTCHEETKPLRSSTYPKGSPPAVAVVKSVLKKISTHVTLLDMTTLSQLRKDGHPSIYGFGGKRGNDCSHWCLPGVPDTWNQLLYATLITPRNSKNN; this is encoded by the exons ATGAAACATTGGATTAAAAGCTTTTGTTCTTTTGCTTTTGTCGTGTTACTCGTTTCATGCCATTCCAAAACGGAGCAATTGAGTATGTTAATAGGTCATGAAGATCATTATTTACAAACGGGCAGCTGTGATTTCTTCCGAGGAAGATGGGTTCAAGATGATTCCTATCCTTCGTACAACTCAACATCCTGCCCCTTCATTATGAAAGAATTTGACTGCCAGAAAAATGGGCGACCTGATACTGATTATCTCAAATACAGATGGAAGCCTCGCCGTTGTAAATTGCCAAG ATTCAACGGTCTGGATTTCTTGAGAAGGTTTAAGGGGAAGAGAATATTGTTCGTAGGGGACTCTCTAAGCCTCAATCAATGGAAATCTCTCACATGCATGTTGCATGTTTCAGTGCCCCAAACAAACTACACTCTCGAGAGAAAAGGTGCTCTCTCCACGTTTACTTTGCAG GAATATCGCATTTCTGTGGCGCTATCTCGCAATGGGTTTCTAGTTGATCTGGTAAAAGAAAAGATGGGCGCAGTCCTGAAGCTGGACTCCATTAACAATGGTAATGCATGGAGAGGATATGACATGCTTATCTTCAACACCTGGCACTGGTGGCTCCATACAGAAAGAAAACAACC TTGGGATTACATTCAACAAGGAGATAGAATACACAAAGATATGGATCGTTTGGTTGCTTTCAAGGAGGGGCTCACTACTTGGTCAAA TGGCAAAGACTGGAATTCGTCGAAGTCCACAACGTGCCATGAAGAAACCAAACCCTTGAGGAGTTCGACATATCCAAAGGGTTCTCCACCAGCAGTAGCTGTTGTAAAGAGTGTGTTGAAGAAAATCTCAACTCATGTCACATTGCTCGACATGACTACATTATCTCAATTGAGAAAAGATGGACACCCATCCATTTATGGCTTTGGAGGGAAAAGGGGGAACGATTGTAGTCATTGGTGTCTTCCTGGTGTCCCTGATACATGGAATCAACTCTTATACGCAACTCTTATTACTCcaagaaattctaaaaataattag
- the LOC109005972 gene encoding protein trichome birefringence-like 41 isoform X2, with protein MKHWIKSFCSFAFVVLLVSCHSKTEQLSMLIGHEDHYLQTGSCDFFRGRWVQDDSYPSYNSTSCPFIMKEFDCQKNGRPDTDYLKYRWKPRRCKLPRFNGLDFLRRFKGKRILFVGDSLSLNQWKSLTCMLHVSVPQTNYTLERKGALSTFTLQEYRISVALSRNGFLVDLVKEKMGAVLKLDSINNGNAWRGYDMLIFNTWHWWLHTERKQPWDYIQQGDRIHKDMDRLVAFKEGLTTWSKWVDSNVDPKITKVFFQGISPTHFNGKDWNSSKSTTCHEETKPLRSSTYPKGSPPAVAVVKSVLKKISTHVTLLDMTTLSQLRKDGHPSIYGFGGKRGNDCSHWCLPGVPDTWNQLLYATLITPRNSKNN; from the exons ATGAAACATTGGATTAAAAGCTTTTGTTCTTTTGCTTTTGTCGTGTTACTCGTTTCATGCCATTCCAAAACGGAGCAATTGAGTATGTTAATAGGTCATGAAGATCATTATTTACAAACGGGCAGCTGTGATTTCTTCCGAGGAAGATGGGTTCAAGATGATTCCTATCCTTCGTACAACTCAACATCCTGCCCCTTCATTATGAAAGAATTTGACTGCCAGAAAAATGGGCGACCTGATACTGATTATCTCAAATACAGATGGAAGCCTCGCCGTTGTAAATTGCCAAG ATTCAACGGTCTGGATTTCTTGAGAAGGTTTAAGGGGAAGAGAATATTGTTCGTAGGGGACTCTCTAAGCCTCAATCAATGGAAATCTCTCACATGCATGTTGCATGTTTCAGTGCCCCAAACAAACTACACTCTCGAGAGAAAAGGTGCTCTCTCCACGTTTACTTTGCAG GAATATCGCATTTCTGTGGCGCTATCTCGCAATGGGTTTCTAGTTGATCTGGTAAAAGAAAAGATGGGCGCAGTCCTGAAGCTGGACTCCATTAACAATGGTAATGCATGGAGAGGATATGACATGCTTATCTTCAACACCTGGCACTGGTGGCTCCATACAGAAAGAAAACAACC TTGGGATTACATTCAACAAGGAGATAGAATACACAAAGATATGGATCGTTTGGTTGCTTTCAAGGAGGGGCTCACTACTTGGTCAAAGTGGGTGGACTCTAACGTTGATCCTAAAATAACCAAAGTATTCTTCCAAGGAATTTCTCCAACCCATTTCAA TGGCAAAGACTGGAATTCGTCGAAGTCCACAACGTGCCATGAAGAAACCAAACCCTTGAGGAGTTCGACATATCCAAAGGGTTCTCCACCAGCAGTAGCTGTTGTAAAGAGTGTGTTGAAGAAAATCTCAACTCATGTCACATTGCTCGACATGACTACATTATCTCAATTGAGAAAAGATGGACACCCATCCATTTATGGCTTTGGAGGGAAAAGGGGGAACGATTGTAGTCATTGGTGTCTTCCTGGTGTCCCTGATACATGGAATCAACTCTTATACGCAACTCTTATTACTCcaagaaattctaaaaataattag